From one Gammaproteobacteria bacterium genomic stretch:
- the accC gene encoding acetyl-CoA carboxylase biotin carboxylase subunit, whose amino-acid sequence MFEKIVIANRGEIGLRILRACNEMGIKTVAVHSSADRDLIHVRLADESVCIGPPASAESYLNIPALISAAEVTDAVAIHPGYGFLSENADFADRVEKSGFVFIGPRPETIRLMGDKIEAIKAMKAAGIPCIPGSDGPLSEDPERNLEIARNIGFPVLIKAAGGGGGRGMRVVHSDAALANAISMTRSEAEAAFGNATVYMEKYLENPRHIEIQVLADGQGNAIHLGERDCSMQRRHQKVIEEAPAPGISEEQRGRIGAQCVKACLETGYRGAGTFEFLYEKGRFYFIEMNTRLQVEHPVTEMVYGIDIVKEQIRIAAGELLTLRQSDIRPNGHAIECRINAEDARTFTPSPGTIAQYHPPGGPGIRIDSHIYNGYTVPPFYDSMIGKVIAQGHTRDSAIARMRMALTEFIIEGIKTNLALHRDLMNDAAFQAGGTNIHYLEKKLAAAAAARE is encoded by the coding sequence ATGTTCGAGAAAATCGTCATCGCCAATCGTGGTGAGATCGGGCTGCGCATCCTGCGCGCCTGCAACGAGATGGGCATCAAGACGGTGGCGGTGCATTCGTCCGCCGACCGTGATCTGATCCACGTCCGGCTGGCGGACGAGTCCGTGTGCATCGGGCCGCCCGCCTCGGCGGAGAGCTATTTGAATATCCCGGCCCTGATCAGCGCCGCCGAGGTCACCGACGCGGTGGCCATCCATCCCGGTTACGGGTTTCTGTCCGAGAACGCCGACTTCGCCGATCGGGTCGAGAAGAGCGGCTTTGTCTTCATTGGCCCGCGTCCCGAGACGATCCGCCTGATGGGCGACAAGATTGAGGCGATCAAGGCGATGAAGGCGGCGGGCATCCCCTGTATTCCGGGTTCCGATGGTCCATTGAGTGAGGATCCGGAGCGCAACCTGGAGATTGCGCGCAACATCGGATTTCCGGTGCTCATCAAGGCAGCCGGCGGCGGCGGCGGGCGTGGCATGCGGGTCGTGCACAGCGACGCTGCCCTGGCGAATGCCATCAGCATGACGCGTTCGGAGGCCGAGGCCGCTTTCGGAAACGCCACGGTCTATATGGAGAAGTACCTCGAAAATCCGCGCCACATCGAGATCCAGGTGCTGGCCGATGGCCAGGGCAATGCGATCCACCTTGGTGAACGCGACTGTTCCATGCAGCGGCGTCACCAGAAGGTCATCGAAGAAGCCCCCGCGCCGGGCATCAGCGAGGAACAGAGGGGCCGCATCGGCGCCCAATGCGTCAAGGCCTGCCTTGAGACCGGTTATCGCGGCGCGGGCACCTTCGAGTTTCTCTACGAGAAGGGCCGTTTCTACTTTATTGAGATGAATACCCGCCTGCAGGTGGAGCATCCGGTGACCGAGATGGTATACGGCATCGATATCGTGAAGGAGCAGATCCGCATCGCCGCGGGCGAGTTACTCACGCTCCGGCAATCCGACATCAGGCCGAACGGGCACGCGATCGAGTGCCGGATCAATGCCGAGGATGCGCGCACCTTCACGCCATCGCCGGGGACCATCGCCCAGTACCATCCGCCGGGCGGTCCGGGTATCCGCATCGATTCCCACATCTATAACGGCTACACCGTGCCGCCGTTCTATGATTCCATGATCGGCAAGGTTATCGCCCAGGGCCATACGCGGGATTCCGCCATCGCCCGCATGCGCATGGCCTTGACCGAATTCATCATCGAAGGGATCAAGACCAACCTCGCCCTGCATCGTGACCTGATGAACGACGCTGCGTTCCAGGCCGGAGGGACCAACATCCACTATCTGGAGAAAAAGCTGGCCGCCGCGGCGGCCGCGCGCGAGTGA